The genomic region CGGAGCGCACGCCGGCAATTTTGGCGGCTTTAGCTGCAAAGCCAGGGTCGTCGGAGGTGGCTACGGCAATACCTGCCTCACCCAGCAGCGAGGTAATGGTACCATTGGCCGAAGCAGTTTTGGCAGTGATGTCGCCGGGCAGTTGGTCACCGGAGGCAATGATAATGTACTGTTTAGAATCCAGCGTAACCGTTGGGCCGTCTTGTTTGGCCTGTTGGGAAGAAGTCGCGCTGAGGTTCTCGGTAGGCGTCAGGTCTTCTTTGGCGCATCCAAAGGTGAAGAGCAAGCCCAGGCTAACGAGTGGAAAGAGTTTGTGGGTAAAGGGTGTGGTATGCATAAAGGAAGGTAAGAGTGGATAGTAAGGACTCTGCAGCCACTTTTTGCTAGCGGTTGCAAAACACAATAGAGCTATTTCTATGCTTTATAGCTAATTAATTCGAGAAAAAGTATAAAAATATTGTTATAATTAAAATATAGATATCACTATGCAAATAGCTAGTAATACGCTAAGTGTCTAATATTAAACGCGCTTAGTATAGATTACTATAGCAATCTGACTTTTTGGTTTTAGGATGGGTACAGAATAGCCATATAATACAGCGGGAATGAGGAATGTTCAGCGCTATTAGAGGAAGCAGCAAGGTGCCTGTTGTAAGTAGATGTAGGGCTATATAGAAAAAGCCACTCATCCAGTAGGATAAGTGGCTTTTATATAATGAGCGAGAAACGAGGTTCGAACTCGCGACCCTCAGCTTGGGAAGCTGATGCTCTACCAACTGAGCTACTCTCGCTGAGAGACTTGGTAAGACAAAAATACACCGTAGAAACCATTTTCCAACTCTTGCGCGTATGGGTTTCTATAGGTAGCTCATTTTGGTGGGCATTTTTCTGGTTTCTGGCCGCTTCCCTATTTTCTTCTCTATGGCTGCAACGCCCAATTCCCGCTCCGGTGGTACTATTCATTTGCTGGTTGGTGGCGTACTGCTGATTGTAGAGCTGTACTTGCTTTTCGGTCGCTACACCGAATGGCAGGCGGGTAATTTCAATACCTTCGGGTTTGTGATAAACATTGCCCTGCTAATTCTGGCAGGCTATTTTCTGCGAGCCGGGTGGGAAATGCGACGCGGCAAAAATGATCTGTTGGATTGAGTTCTGTTGCGCCAAAACTACTAGGAGTGCTAGCCTTGCTGCTGGCAGCTGCCCTACTGGTGAGCGTGGCAACGAGCACCAGCACCTATCTGATGGCCCCGCCCGCAGCGCCTACCACTAGCCTGGCTACCGGCAATACTATGGGCTACCTGCTGGCGTCGGCATTGGCAGGGGTAGTAGCTTTGTGGCTCGGAAGATGGGGCATTCGTCGCCTGCGTCATTGATTTCACTGAAGTTATGTCTACACCTCTTCGCATCGTAGCAGCTAAGCGCACCCCCGGCGTAGCTGCAGAACTGGCAGCCTTGGGCCGCCAGACGTTTTACGAAACGTTTGCCGCCGACAATACGCCCGCCGACATGGAGGCTTACCTGGCAGCCACCTTCGGGACGGAGCAGCAGCTGCGCGAGCTGCAAGACCCACATGTTATTTTCCTGCTGGCCCGAATGCAGCAAGAGCTGGTGGGCTATGCCATGCTGCGCCTGCAGTCGGACCTGGGACTAGAGCCAGGCAAATCTGCTGATAACCGCCTGGAAATAGTCCGCCTCTACGTGCGCGAGGATTGGGTAGGCACTGGTCTAGGCGCTTCTCTGATGCGCCGGACGCTGGAAGAAGCCCGCACACACAAGTGCCGGGCCTTAGTGCTAGGCGTGTGGGAGCAAAATACGCGTGCTATTGCCTTCTACCAGCGGTTTGGCTTCAAAGCAATAGGCCAACATGCCTTCACGCTGGGCTCCGACGTGCAAACCGATCTAATTCTGCGTAAAGGGCTATGAAGATGGCTGGATACGATGCGTTTAGCGGCAACGTTACCTTTGTAGCGTGAATAGTCTTATCAAAAGCATCCCCATCCTGAAAATAACCATGCCTGCTGCTTGGCTGGAAGCGCTATACAGGGTAGGGCTGCTGAGCATGGTGCTGCTACTGAGTGCGTGCTCCGGCCAACCTGAAAAAGCCAGCCTACCTGTGCTAACGGGGCATTTCGAAGGGCCAGTCACCTACCAGGGTACCGATTTGCGGGTGGTACTGGACATACGCGAAACAACGCCGGGGCAGCTTCAGGCCGACATGCACTTTCCCGAAATTCCCGGTATCAGCTTTCCTGTGGCCAACTTGCGCTATCAGGAGCCGCAACTGCATTTTGAGCAACAACCCGGGCAACCGGGCAGCATCACGGTGAATGCCGTGCGTGAGGGCGACTTTCTACGAGGTATTTTCACCTGGGACACCATTCAGACACAGTTTGTGTGGGTACGACGCGGACAAGCCGCGGCCCGGCCCTACCGCGAGCAATCGGTACGGCTGCCGGGGCTGGCGGCCACCAGCATGGCATCGTTGCTAATTCCGCAGGATACAGCGCAACGCTACCCGGCAGTGGTGCTGCTACCCGACCAGGCCACAGCCGGCGCCGCTGCCACCCGCGCCGACCTGCTGGCGCGACACGGGTTTGCAGTGCTGCTGCTACCGGCCGTAGCCACCGACTCGGCCACCGCCGCCGACTCATTAGCCTACCATACGGCCAGCGCCGGGCTGGCAGCCTGTCGCACTGAAAGCAGCATCGACACGGCCCGCGTGGGCTTGTGGGTGCGTGGCGCCAATGCCGCGCTGGCCACTCGAGCAGCCCTACAGGCACAGCCCAACTGCCGATTTACCGTGCTGGAAGGTGTTCCTGTGCAAACGCGTGCTCAGGCGCAGCCTTATCAACTGCTGGGTCGGAAAATGCCCGTGTTAGGCATCTATGGTGCGGCCGATACTACCCTCAACGTGCAGGGGAGTGTACGCTACCTGCGGCCAGCGCTCAGAGGACGGGCCAGTACCGTACGGCTCTACCCCAAAGCCAACCGCAACCTGACGGTGGTAGGCTATACCACTGCCCAGGGCCAATGGCAGTGGCCCCAGCCTGCCCCCAATTTCGTAAATGACCTGCTGACGTGGTTGCGGCAGCAAACTGTACAGTAAGCGCGCAGGCTACTCAGCGGGTAACAGAATACGTTTTCCGCTGCGTCCCTACCCCCGTTATCTTCACCGATTGCCAACCCGCAGGCAGCGTGGTCTTACGTTGCTCAATGCCTCTGGGCGTAATCTCCAAGCCACCGAAACCCATCAGCACGGCTTGCAGCACTCCGCCTGCGCCCGTAGCAAAGTAGGGATTGGTACCGCCTTTTGTTTCGGCAATCACGCGGAACGGCGGCAGCAGATTAGGCTGATAGGCATCCTGAAAGAAGTGCTGCGCCTTGGCCGCGTCGCCTAAGCGGGCGTAGAGTAGCGCAAAGATGCCCTGCGTCATGGCGGGGGTGCCTTCGTTGGGTACGCGGGTGGAGTAGTAGTCGAGGTCTTTCTTGATCTGCTCCGGCGCGGTGATGATGTTCAGGGGGTAGGCCAGCAGGTTCACATCCGCCTGCTTAATCCCCTCGCCTTGGTAGGCAGCGTGCTCCTGGGTCACGCCACTGGGTAGGCGTAGGATGGGAATGTTTTGGGCCACGTGTGCCCAATCAGGGTTGGCGGGTAGGCCTAGTAGCTTGGCAGCAGCCATAGCATTCTGCAGATTCACCTTGGCTGCGGCGTTGGTGAAGGCGTTGTTATCCACGTTTTCGGCCCACTCGTCGGCGGCTACCACATTCTTGATGTCATAGTGACCGGGGCCATTTCGCTCCACCCGGCTAGCCCAGAAATCGGCAGTGGCTTGCAAGATGGGCCATCCTTTTTCGCGTAGCCAGGCTTTGTCCTGCGTCACGCAGTAATATTGCCAGGCAGCCAGCGCCACATCAGCCGAGATGTGATGCTCAAACGGCCCGCTCAGCGCCCACACAGGCGTTTCTTCCACCCCCGAGTCGGCAC from Hymenobacter aerilatus harbors:
- a CDS encoding GNAT family N-acetyltransferase, which produces MSTPLRIVAAKRTPGVAAELAALGRQTFYETFAADNTPADMEAYLAATFGTEQQLRELQDPHVIFLLARMQQELVGYAMLRLQSDLGLEPGKSADNRLEIVRLYVREDWVGTGLGASLMRRTLEEARTHKCRALVLGVWEQNTRAIAFYQRFGFKAIGQHAFTLGSDVQTDLILRKGL